In the Malassezia vespertilionis chromosome 1, complete sequence genome, one interval contains:
- a CDS encoding uncharacterized protein (EggNog:ENOG503PGYX), whose amino-acid sequence MNEPSGAPAPPPPMEAIHPSVRDDDEIYSQVAHSAHLSSDALHDEANSVAQMAQYVTDPTQFLLNVPVEKPFTTQVPASLFDECVSVLKRTVQWRVSSTRYNGALPHGRRYAWRKHYVCDHSGKPRDRRNPDLAPGKRRSRRASIKIGCPASFTATQEVGSDTVTLVCRFQHQGHTVNTREYWANSRIPDNVREWIRDRVAEGHDQKEIVQMIHEHQKNAESAPSSNTSFIPPGVQITRMDVYNIIKRFRSSHDRHCVSKHGEVKQKLDHGSVQDANTHRLRLQLGGHSPVSPDLAGQDAAQEDPHAHELDPASASTYPIMSTPASLAPVTPEEAVSFAQQWSDLLVNLQALQPRIMEYALTTGATRHPNTTAEWSQAVAQLTQAWYVASNLLERPVLAHNHVS is encoded by the coding sequence ATGAACGAGCCTAGTggagcgcctgcacctcCGCCCCCGATGGAGGCGATCCATCCgtcggtgcgcgacgatgaCGAAATCTACTCGCAAGTAGCGCACTCTGCCCATTTGTCCTCGGATGCATTACATGACGAGGCTAACTCTGTCGCACAAATGGCCCAATACGTGACAGACCCGACTCAATTCCTGCTCAATGTGCCTGTGGAGAAGCCATTTACAACGCAGGTGCCGGCGTCGCTATTTGACGAGTGCGTCTCTGTGCTGAAACGCACCGTACAATGGCGCGTCTCATCGACGCGGTATAATGGCGCGCTACCGCATGGACGTCGCTATGCATGGCGGAAACATTACGTATGCGACCATTCCGGCAAACCACGCGACAGACGGAACCCGGATCTTGCGCCTGGAAAGCGGAGatcgcggcgtgcatcgaTCAAAATTGGGTGCCCTGCTTCCTTTACTGCGACGCAGGAGGTCGGGAGCGATACCGTGACGCTGGTGTGTCGGTTTCAGCACCAGGGCCACACGGTAAACACGCGCGAGTACTGGGCGAATAGCCGCATTCCGGATAATGTGCGTGAATGGATCAGGGATCGCGTTGCGGAAGGGCACGACCAGAAGGAAATTGTGCAAATGATCCATGAGCACCAAAAGAACGCGGAAAGCGCACCATCGTCGAATACTTCGTTTATTCCACCAGGTGTGCAGATCACCCGTATGGACGTGTACAACATTATTAAGCGCTTCAGAAGCTCGCATGACAGACATTGCGTCTCGAAGCATGGGGAAGTGAAGCAGAAACTGGACCATGGCTCGGTACAAGATGCGAATACGCACCGCTTGCGTCTTCAGCTTGGTGGACATAGCCCCGTTTCTCCCGATCTTGCTGGCcaagatgcagcgcaagaagaCCCACATGCCCATGAACTGGACCCAGCTTCGGCAAGCACATACCCCATCATGTCTACGCCGGCTTCCCTCGCACCTGTAACGCCAGAAGAGGCCGTGAGttttgcgcagcaatgGAGTGACTTGCTCGTGAACCTCCAGGCGTTGCAGCCAAGGATTATGGAGTATGCATTGACCACGGGAGCAACGCGGCATCCGAATACAACTGCGGAATGGTCGCAAgctgttgcgcagctcacACAAGCTTGGTATGTTGCGAGTAATCTATTGGAGCGGCCCGTTCTTGCGCATAACCATGTTTCGTAA
- the APT1 gene encoding adenine phosphoribosyltransferase (BUSCO:EOG09264SSI; COG:F; EggNog:ENOG503NUHG) yields the protein MADVELLKSKFEYHPDWPKQGILFCDIFPALRDPIAFEMLITNIMSHIFTVTLPRLAESSKQTRINYVVGLDARGFLFGPIIAQRLGAGFVPIRKRGKLPGDCAAATYAKEYGEDLFEMQKNAIPPHSNVLIVDDLIATGGSAAAAGELVRQVQANTVEYIFVVSIPFLKGAEKLDAPEYHLVEMD from the exons ATGGCGGACGTTGAGTTATTGAAGTCAAAATTTG AGTACCACCCTGACTGGCCGAAGCAGGGGATTTTGTTCTGCGACATATTCCCCGCGCTGCGTGACCCTATTGCGTTTGAGATGTTGATCACCAATATTATGTCACACATTTTTACGGTCACGCTCCCGCGCCTCGCCGAAAGCTCGAAGCAGACACGGATCAACTACGTGGTCGGCTTGGATGCACGGGGTTTTCTGTTTGGTCCGATTATCGCtcagcgcctcggcgcgggcTTTGTGCCGATTCGCAAGCGTGGAAAGCTGCCCGGCgactgtgccgctgcgacGTATGCCAAAGAGTACGGTGAGGATTTGTTTGAGATGCAGAAGAATGCGATTCCACCGCACTCCAATGTGCTCATTGTCGACGACTTGATTGCTACCGGAGGCtctgccgccgcggctgGCGAACTGGTGCGCCAAGTACAGGCAAATACTGTCGAGTACATCTTTGTCGTCTCGATCCCCTTTCTCAAAGGCGCCGAGAAGCTTGATGCACCAGAGTACCACCTTGTAGAAATGGATTAG
- a CDS encoding uncharacterized protein (EggNog:ENOG503P6WE; COG:S), whose amino-acid sequence MPSAQLPGQTSMNTGQPGSPALTSGSPAPAQRPAAATGQGMQPYTQVRLSGQYNNPIVTVNRNVLANTPTNSDPSPVPDPRAAAAPRQNPPFIISNSLAAASGLNANMRRPSLATSRAAPALQARLPPHKDLVEEDKELSAQRARTKQRMDDALSSDHDKCLRPAVDTPFASAEDVVDRLLPYHVWLLPEKDLLLGMQGKLISRPAEACDEDAACTFAVPYKRAKYANSAQDTLLTLPPFPSVSSTLYLYERRAKLVHGCKAIKTKADTTYMRAPEMLVSQEQLERTLYEDEMRDFQDLSNELRRARAQLEEIERQRNWRFGVPAAASLSIPTRDWATSWNAKRFVSPSTPDISRRLESLYPSQGYGANAPITRPFSVASSSPRPSGNAPLPALTHALVSHLAGLTSGGVRALQSAGSANVPSPPSSSAIPLVTPKEDGSQTSVPTQPLPLVVPVAAVPRLTALGIHLVPATHLIPALSLASAGQSVAMNPGLTAPRPIVGVQNEPVLLVGITDAHNPGMNPSSRQRLHLSVVLAKLRPEQLSGLATLMQALQAEEEAPAPTQPDRGDTV is encoded by the exons ATGCCGAGTGCACAGCTGCCTGGGCAGACGTCCATGAATACGGGCCAACCTGGATCACCGGCGCTGACATCTGGTTCCCCAGCACCGGCACAGCGCCCGGCCGCTGCAACGGGGCAAGGAATGCAGCCATATACCCAAGTCCGACTTTCGGGCCAGTACAATAACCCCATTGTGACGGTGAACAGGAACGTGCTTGCGAACACACCTACGAATTCCGACCCGTCGCCTGTGCCCGACCCTcgggcagcagcggcgccgcggcaaaacCCACCGTTCATCATCTCCAATAGccttgctgctgcatcgGGCCTCAATGCCAACATGCGGCGCCCCTCGTTGGCGACATCCCGTGCTGCaccggcgctgcaggcgcgtTTACCGCCACACAAGGATCTGGTTGAGGAAGATAAAGAACTttctgcacagcgcgcacgaACAAAGCAGCG GATGGACGACGCATTGTCCAGCGACCACGACAAATGTTTGCGACCAGCTGTGGATACGCCGTTTGCATCTGCAGAGGATGTCGTGGACCGCTTATTGCCGTATCATGTCTGGTTGCTACCGGAGAAGGATTTGTTGCTCGGAATGCAAGGTAAACTGATTTCACGGCCCGCCGAAGCATGCGATGAGGATGCGGCGTGCACATTTGCCGTTCCTTACAAGCGTGCGAAATATGCAAATTCTGCGCAAGATACCCTGCTTACCCTACCGCCGTTCCCTAGCGTGTCTTCCACACTGTACTTGTACGAGCGACGTGCAAAGCTTGTGCATGGCTGCAAGGCAATCAAAACAAAAGCAGATACGACGTACATGCGTGCGCCTGAAATGCTTGTATCGCAGGAGCAGCTGGAACGTACACTGTACGAGGACGAAATGCGCGACTTTCAGGATCTCTCCAATGAattgcgccgtgcgcgtgcgcagcttgaaGAAATTGAGCGACAGCGGAATTGGCGCTTTGGCGTTCccgccgcggcgtcttTGTCTATCCCAACACGCGACTGGGCGACCTCATGGAATGCAAAGCGCTTCGtgtcgccgagcacgccCGATATTAGCCGCCGCTTAGAAAGCCTATATCCATCGCAAGGCTATGGTGCAAATGCGCCCATCACGCGACCATTCAGTGTTGCTTCCAGCTCGCCTCGGCCTTCTggaaatgcgccgcttcctgcGTTGACGCACGCTCTGGTATCCCATCTTGCCGGCCTCACATCTGGCGGTGTGCGTGCGTTGCAGTCTGCTGGCTCGGCCAACGTGCCTTCGCCGCCATCGTCAAGCGCAATTCCGCTGGTGACACCTAAAGAAGATGGGTCACAGACGTCGGTCCCGACGCAGCCTCTTCCTTTGGTCGTTCCTGTAGCTGCCGTGCCGAGGCTCACCGCACTTGGCATCCATCTCGTGCCTGCTACGCACCTCATTCCTGCATTATCTTTGGCCAGTGCAGGCCAATCAGTTGCGATGAATCCAGGGCttaccgcgccgcgtcccaTCGTCGGCGTGCAAAACGAACCTGTGCTGTTGGTCGGTATCACCGATGCACACAACCCAGGCATGAATCCTAGCTCTCGCCAGCGCTTACATTTGAGTGTCGTGCTTGCGAAACTGCGGCCCGAGCAGCTGAGTGGACTTGCGACGCTGATGCAGGCACTGCAAGCGGAGGAAGaggcgccagcgccgacaCAGCCCGATAGGGGAGATACAGTGTAA
- a CDS encoding uncharacterized protein (COG:E; EggNog:ENOG503NXCF) yields MQSLLRGPTRVFGQHIRMLTTIPKLDPVRVRRSLLYVPGSSEKMVIKSKHLHPDTLVFDLEDSVAGHRKSAARRIVFQALQDAPERSPELCVRINPPSEDQSLAASDLDVIMQSGRLQAILIPKVESAEDVVFVVNKISESKPAYVPPLAVIVSVESAHSLCNLPEIIAASQKHIETHLSDGIVKIAAVLFASEDYCATTGVKRTLSRKGLWYPRAAMVTTAKGMGLEAIDMVCIDYKKQEYLLEECEEGAEFGFDGKQAIHPAQIATINAVFSPTKQGMRKDALTVEIEQAKAIHLAYTEAVEHQNKGATTLTHENREIMIDAPMVQQARRTLLRAKIEV; encoded by the exons ATGCAGAGTCTTTTGCGCGGTCCGACGCGCGTGTTTGGGCAACATATACGCATGCTAACTACGATTCCAAAACTTGATCCAGTGCGTGTGCGGAGAAGCCTGCTGTATGTACCAGGGAGCTCGGAGAAAATGGTGATCAAGAGCAAGCACTTGCACCCGGATACGCTGGTGTTTGACCTAGAAGATAGCGTTGCTGGCCATCGTaaaagcgccgctcgtcgTATAGTATTCCAGGCGCTTCAAGATGCTCCGGAACGCAGTCCGGAGCTGTGCGTACGTATTAATCCCCCGTCCGAGGACCAGTCGCTCGCGGCGTCAGACCTGGACGTGATTATGCAAAGCGGCCGCCTGCAGGCAATCCTCATCCCCAAAGTCGAGAGTGCCGAGGATGTTGTGTTTGTGGTAAACAAAATTTCCGAGTCAAAGCCAGCGTATGTACCGCCGTTGGCTGTGATAGTATCGGTCGAGAGCGCACATTCGCTGTGCAACTTGCCAGAAATTattgcagcgtcgcaaaAACATATCGAGACGCACCTCTCAGACGGAATAGTCAAGATTGCAGCTGTTCTCTTCGCCAGCGAGGATTATTGTGCGACGACTGGTGTGAAGCGAACGCTGAGTCGCAAAGGATTGTGGTACCCACGCGCAGCTATGGTGACTACTGCAAAGGGCATGGGCCTGGAAGCAATT GACATGGTATGCATTGACTACAAGAAGCAAGAGTATCTTCTTGAGGAGTGCGAGGAAGGCGCAGAGTTCGGATTCGACGGAAAGCAGGCCATACATCCAGCACAAATCGCCACAATTAACGCAGTGTTTTCCCCCACAAAGCAAGGTATGCGGAAGGATGCGCTTACTGTAGAAATCGAACAGGCCAAGGCAATCCATTTGGCATACACCGAGGCTGTGGAACACCAAAACAAGGGCGCTACAACTCTCACGCATGAAAACCGCGAAATTATGATCGATGCACCAATGGTGCAGCAGGCAAGAAGAACGTTGCTTCGTGCCAAGATTGAGGTATAA
- a CDS encoding uncharacterized protein (EggNog:ENOG503P3KH; COG:K): METLCLPATFPGPYRCIHIAQFENVKNGEALREALISASKTPEHSEARQKMDYAFLDARCLVSKHQIHTACVEAIVASLRINARDGGVMGLKTPSIHSEILWTLNPNNNIADALRRFGVSGATKTLLLVHVCASAPEGKELQTIVRAMEALVDGDLRTQGISLALDPHSASTLLPPPEPNWKEIKMMYKLQDSPAHS; the protein is encoded by the exons atggaGACGCTGTGCCTGCCGGCTACCTTCCCTGGGCCGTACCGGTGCATACATATTGCTCAGTTTGAGAATGTCAAAAATGGAGAGGCGTTGCGGGAAGCGCTGATTTCCGCATCAAAGACGCCGGAGCATTCCGAGGCGCGGCAGAAAATGGACTATGCATTCCTGGATGCACGGTGCCTCGTGAGCAAGCATCAAATTCATACTGCCTGTGTAGAGGCCATTGTTGCCTCTTTGCGCATAAATGCGCGTGATGGAGGTGTTATGGGGCTCAAGACACCGTCGATCCATTCCGAGATCCTCTGGACACTGAATCCGAATAACAATATCGCcgatgcattgcgccgctttgggGTCAGCGGTGCGACCAAGACGCTTCTGCTTGTGCATGTCTGCGCATCTGCGCCAGAAGGGAAAGAGTTACAGACGattgtgcgcgcgatggaggCGCTTGTCGACGGCGATTTGCGCACACAGGGCATCTCCCTGGCGCTCGATCCACACAGCGCATCAACACTGCTACCGCCGCCAGAGCCCAACTGGAAGGAAATTAAAATGATGTACAAGCTACAAGATTCACCC GCCCACTCGTGA